One region of Tamandua tetradactyla isolate mTamTet1 chromosome 6, mTamTet1.pri, whole genome shotgun sequence genomic DNA includes:
- the KCNJ12 gene encoding ATP-sensitive inward rectifier potassium channel 12 isoform X1, with protein sequence MPSAAALPCSLLSRPLLFSLTLTHMHTHPLTHTLTHSLIHTLRDTGQGRQEGRARLPAPQRLLGAEPVTSLHVVVSSSRGGRGRRAPGDVPCGLRRSIRGQDWPAWHLLGVPGTRCRRGGRAAAAPPVWSWSRSHTGRDPGALILAILSPTGLELLRARAGVAMTRWTSLQAPGPHKPAPWVAAAFPWGAQEPGAESCPQPSPRAPHCRRPPASWPRQKLHPPSRALPSAPRTRGEVVGSGRCRKEAGGVRRGLPRKARDPTAAALPSEAPPGPGMTAASRAHPYSVVSSEEDGLRLAAMSGANGFGNGKVHTRRRSRSRFVKKNGQCNIEFANMDEKSQRYLADMFTTCVDIRWRYLLLVFSLAFLASWLLFGVIFWVIAVAHGDLEPAAAGGAGRTPCVLQVHGFMAAFLFSIETQTTIGYGLRCVTEECPVAVFMVVAQSIVGCVIDSFMIGAIMAKMARPKKRAQTLLFSHNAVVALRDGKLCLMWRVGNLRKSHIVEAHVRAQLIKPRVTQEGEYIPLDQIDIDVGFDRGLDRIFLVSPITILHEIDEASPLFGISRQDLETDDFEIVVILEGMVEATAMTTQARSSYLASEILWGHRFEPVLFEEKSQYKIDYAHFHKTYEVPSTPRCSAKDLAESKFLLPSAGSFCYENELAFLSRDDEAEAEAEAGQGPEGRGRLGLSPQNRHEFDRPQAGGGAPDQRPYRRESEI encoded by the exons ATGCCCAGTGCGGCAGCCCTGCCATGCTCCCTGCTCTCACGCCCCCTCCTGTTTTCTCTCACACTTACACATATGCACACTCATCCTCTCACACACACCCTTACACACTCGCTCATTCACACGCTCAGGGACACAGGGCAGGGGCGGCAGGAGGGCAGAGCCAGGCTCCCTGCTCCCCAGCGGCTGCTGGGCGCTGAGCCAGTGACTTCTCTCCATGTCGTAGTTTCCAGCTCCAGAGGCGGGAGGGGTCGGCGGGCACCTGGTGACGTTCCCTGTGGCCTCAGGAGGAGCATCAGAGGTCAGGACTGGCCGGCGTGGCACCTGCTGGGTGTCCCAGGCACCCGGTGCCGCAGAGGTGGCCGAGCCGCGGCTGCCCCTCCTGTCTGGAGCTGGTCGCGCAGCCACACTGGGCGGGACCCTGGGGCTCTGATTCTTGCGATTCTGTCCCCCACAGGCCTTGAGCTTCTCAGAGCACGAGCCGGAGTTGCCATGACACGCTGGACGTCCCTCCAGGCCCCGGGGCCACACAAACCCGCCCCTTGGGTTGCAGCAGCCTTCCCCTGGGGAGCTCAGGAGCCTGGGGCTGAGTCGTGTCCACAGCCCAGCCCGAGGGCTCCCCACTGCCGCCGGCCCCCTGCCTCCTGGCCCAGGCAGAAGCTGCATCCACCATCTCGGGCTCTGCCCTCAGCTCCTCGAACCCGTGGTGAGGTGGTTGGCTCGGGCCGCTGCAGGAAGGAGGCTGGCGGAGTGAGGAGAGGCCTCCCCCGTAAAGCCCGGGACCCCACGGCAGCAGCTCTCCCATCAG AGGCGCCCCCCGGCCCCGGGATGACCGCGGCCAGCCGGGCCCACCCCTACAGCGTCGTGTCGTCCGAGGAGGACGGGCTGCGCCTGGCCGCCATGTCGGGTGCCAACGGCTTCGGCAACGGCAAAGTGCACACGCGGCGCCGCTCCCGCAGCCGCTTCGTCAAGAAGAACGGCCAGTGCAACATCGAGTTTGCCAACATGGACGAGAAGTCCCAGCGGTACCTGGCTGACATGTTCACCACGTGCGTGGACATCCGCTGGCGCTACCTGCTGCTGGTCTTCTCGCTCGCCTTCCTTGCCTCGTGGCTGCTGTTCGGCGTCATCTTCTGGGTCATTGCCGTGGCGCACGGCGACCTGGAGCCCGCGGCGGCCGGGGGCGCGGGCCGCACCCCGTGCGTGCTGCAGGTGCACGGCTTCATGGCTGCCTTCCTCTTCTCCATTGAGACGCAGACCACCATCGGCTATGGGCTGCGCTGCGTGACAGAGGAGTGCCCCGTGGCCGTGTTCATGGTGGTGGCGCAGTCCATCGTGGGCTGCGTCATCGACTCCTTCATGATCGGCGCCATCATGGCCAAGATGGCGCGGCCCAAGAAGCGCGCGCAGACGCTGCTGTTCAGCCACAACGCCGTAGTGGCCCTGCGCGACGGTAAGCTCTGCCTCATGTGGCGTGTGGGCAACCTGCGCAAGAGCCACATCGTGGAGGCGCACGTGCGCGCGCAGCTCATCAAGCCGCGCGTGACACAGGAGGGCGAGTACATCCCACTAGACCAGATCGACATCGACGTGGGCTTCGACCGCGGCCTGGACCGCATCTTCCTGGTCTCGCCCATCACCATCCTGCACGAGATCGACGAGGCCAGCCCGCTGTTCGGCATCAGCCGGCAGGACCTGGAGACGGACGACTTCGAGATCGTGGTCATCCTGGAGGGCATGGTGGAGGCCACGGCCATGACCACGCAGGCCCGCAGCTCCTACCTGGCCAGTGAGATCCTGTGGGGCCACCGCTTCGAGCCCGTGCTCTTCGAGGAGAAGAGCCAGTACAAGATCGATTACGCGCACTTCCACAAGACCTACGAGGTGCCGTCCACGCCGCGCTGCAGTGCCAAGGACCTGGCAGAGAGCAAGTTCCTGCTGCCCAGCGCCGGTTCCTTCTGCTATGAGAACGAGCTGGCCTTCCTGAGCCGCGACGACGAGGCCGAGGCCGAGGCCGAGGCCGGGCAGGGCCCCGAGGGGCGTGGCCGCCTCGGCCTCAGCCCCCAGAACAGGCACGAGTTCGACCGACCCCAGGCGGGCGGCGGCGCCCCGGACCAGCGGCCCTACCGGCGCGAGTCGGAGATCTGA
- the KCNJ12 gene encoding ATP-sensitive inward rectifier potassium channel 12 isoform X2 yields MTRWTSLQAPGPHKPAPWVAAAFPWGAQEPGAESCPQPSPRAPHCRRPPASWPRQKLHPPSRALPSAPRTRGEVVGSGRCRKEAGGVRRGLPRKARDPTAAALPSEAPPGPGMTAASRAHPYSVVSSEEDGLRLAAMSGANGFGNGKVHTRRRSRSRFVKKNGQCNIEFANMDEKSQRYLADMFTTCVDIRWRYLLLVFSLAFLASWLLFGVIFWVIAVAHGDLEPAAAGGAGRTPCVLQVHGFMAAFLFSIETQTTIGYGLRCVTEECPVAVFMVVAQSIVGCVIDSFMIGAIMAKMARPKKRAQTLLFSHNAVVALRDGKLCLMWRVGNLRKSHIVEAHVRAQLIKPRVTQEGEYIPLDQIDIDVGFDRGLDRIFLVSPITILHEIDEASPLFGISRQDLETDDFEIVVILEGMVEATAMTTQARSSYLASEILWGHRFEPVLFEEKSQYKIDYAHFHKTYEVPSTPRCSAKDLAESKFLLPSAGSFCYENELAFLSRDDEAEAEAEAGQGPEGRGRLGLSPQNRHEFDRPQAGGGAPDQRPYRRESEI; encoded by the exons ATGACACGCTGGACGTCCCTCCAGGCCCCGGGGCCACACAAACCCGCCCCTTGGGTTGCAGCAGCCTTCCCCTGGGGAGCTCAGGAGCCTGGGGCTGAGTCGTGTCCACAGCCCAGCCCGAGGGCTCCCCACTGCCGCCGGCCCCCTGCCTCCTGGCCCAGGCAGAAGCTGCATCCACCATCTCGGGCTCTGCCCTCAGCTCCTCGAACCCGTGGTGAGGTGGTTGGCTCGGGCCGCTGCAGGAAGGAGGCTGGCGGAGTGAGGAGAGGCCTCCCCCGTAAAGCCCGGGACCCCACGGCAGCAGCTCTCCCATCAG AGGCGCCCCCCGGCCCCGGGATGACCGCGGCCAGCCGGGCCCACCCCTACAGCGTCGTGTCGTCCGAGGAGGACGGGCTGCGCCTGGCCGCCATGTCGGGTGCCAACGGCTTCGGCAACGGCAAAGTGCACACGCGGCGCCGCTCCCGCAGCCGCTTCGTCAAGAAGAACGGCCAGTGCAACATCGAGTTTGCCAACATGGACGAGAAGTCCCAGCGGTACCTGGCTGACATGTTCACCACGTGCGTGGACATCCGCTGGCGCTACCTGCTGCTGGTCTTCTCGCTCGCCTTCCTTGCCTCGTGGCTGCTGTTCGGCGTCATCTTCTGGGTCATTGCCGTGGCGCACGGCGACCTGGAGCCCGCGGCGGCCGGGGGCGCGGGCCGCACCCCGTGCGTGCTGCAGGTGCACGGCTTCATGGCTGCCTTCCTCTTCTCCATTGAGACGCAGACCACCATCGGCTATGGGCTGCGCTGCGTGACAGAGGAGTGCCCCGTGGCCGTGTTCATGGTGGTGGCGCAGTCCATCGTGGGCTGCGTCATCGACTCCTTCATGATCGGCGCCATCATGGCCAAGATGGCGCGGCCCAAGAAGCGCGCGCAGACGCTGCTGTTCAGCCACAACGCCGTAGTGGCCCTGCGCGACGGTAAGCTCTGCCTCATGTGGCGTGTGGGCAACCTGCGCAAGAGCCACATCGTGGAGGCGCACGTGCGCGCGCAGCTCATCAAGCCGCGCGTGACACAGGAGGGCGAGTACATCCCACTAGACCAGATCGACATCGACGTGGGCTTCGACCGCGGCCTGGACCGCATCTTCCTGGTCTCGCCCATCACCATCCTGCACGAGATCGACGAGGCCAGCCCGCTGTTCGGCATCAGCCGGCAGGACCTGGAGACGGACGACTTCGAGATCGTGGTCATCCTGGAGGGCATGGTGGAGGCCACGGCCATGACCACGCAGGCCCGCAGCTCCTACCTGGCCAGTGAGATCCTGTGGGGCCACCGCTTCGAGCCCGTGCTCTTCGAGGAGAAGAGCCAGTACAAGATCGATTACGCGCACTTCCACAAGACCTACGAGGTGCCGTCCACGCCGCGCTGCAGTGCCAAGGACCTGGCAGAGAGCAAGTTCCTGCTGCCCAGCGCCGGTTCCTTCTGCTATGAGAACGAGCTGGCCTTCCTGAGCCGCGACGACGAGGCCGAGGCCGAGGCCGAGGCCGGGCAGGGCCCCGAGGGGCGTGGCCGCCTCGGCCTCAGCCCCCAGAACAGGCACGAGTTCGACCGACCCCAGGCGGGCGGCGGCGCCCCGGACCAGCGGCCCTACCGGCGCGAGTCGGAGATCTGA
- the KCNJ12 gene encoding ATP-sensitive inward rectifier potassium channel 12 isoform X3 codes for MTAASRAHPYSVVSSEEDGLRLAAMSGANGFGNGKVHTRRRSRSRFVKKNGQCNIEFANMDEKSQRYLADMFTTCVDIRWRYLLLVFSLAFLASWLLFGVIFWVIAVAHGDLEPAAAGGAGRTPCVLQVHGFMAAFLFSIETQTTIGYGLRCVTEECPVAVFMVVAQSIVGCVIDSFMIGAIMAKMARPKKRAQTLLFSHNAVVALRDGKLCLMWRVGNLRKSHIVEAHVRAQLIKPRVTQEGEYIPLDQIDIDVGFDRGLDRIFLVSPITILHEIDEASPLFGISRQDLETDDFEIVVILEGMVEATAMTTQARSSYLASEILWGHRFEPVLFEEKSQYKIDYAHFHKTYEVPSTPRCSAKDLAESKFLLPSAGSFCYENELAFLSRDDEAEAEAEAGQGPEGRGRLGLSPQNRHEFDRPQAGGGAPDQRPYRRESEI; via the coding sequence ATGACCGCGGCCAGCCGGGCCCACCCCTACAGCGTCGTGTCGTCCGAGGAGGACGGGCTGCGCCTGGCCGCCATGTCGGGTGCCAACGGCTTCGGCAACGGCAAAGTGCACACGCGGCGCCGCTCCCGCAGCCGCTTCGTCAAGAAGAACGGCCAGTGCAACATCGAGTTTGCCAACATGGACGAGAAGTCCCAGCGGTACCTGGCTGACATGTTCACCACGTGCGTGGACATCCGCTGGCGCTACCTGCTGCTGGTCTTCTCGCTCGCCTTCCTTGCCTCGTGGCTGCTGTTCGGCGTCATCTTCTGGGTCATTGCCGTGGCGCACGGCGACCTGGAGCCCGCGGCGGCCGGGGGCGCGGGCCGCACCCCGTGCGTGCTGCAGGTGCACGGCTTCATGGCTGCCTTCCTCTTCTCCATTGAGACGCAGACCACCATCGGCTATGGGCTGCGCTGCGTGACAGAGGAGTGCCCCGTGGCCGTGTTCATGGTGGTGGCGCAGTCCATCGTGGGCTGCGTCATCGACTCCTTCATGATCGGCGCCATCATGGCCAAGATGGCGCGGCCCAAGAAGCGCGCGCAGACGCTGCTGTTCAGCCACAACGCCGTAGTGGCCCTGCGCGACGGTAAGCTCTGCCTCATGTGGCGTGTGGGCAACCTGCGCAAGAGCCACATCGTGGAGGCGCACGTGCGCGCGCAGCTCATCAAGCCGCGCGTGACACAGGAGGGCGAGTACATCCCACTAGACCAGATCGACATCGACGTGGGCTTCGACCGCGGCCTGGACCGCATCTTCCTGGTCTCGCCCATCACCATCCTGCACGAGATCGACGAGGCCAGCCCGCTGTTCGGCATCAGCCGGCAGGACCTGGAGACGGACGACTTCGAGATCGTGGTCATCCTGGAGGGCATGGTGGAGGCCACGGCCATGACCACGCAGGCCCGCAGCTCCTACCTGGCCAGTGAGATCCTGTGGGGCCACCGCTTCGAGCCCGTGCTCTTCGAGGAGAAGAGCCAGTACAAGATCGATTACGCGCACTTCCACAAGACCTACGAGGTGCCGTCCACGCCGCGCTGCAGTGCCAAGGACCTGGCAGAGAGCAAGTTCCTGCTGCCCAGCGCCGGTTCCTTCTGCTATGAGAACGAGCTGGCCTTCCTGAGCCGCGACGACGAGGCCGAGGCCGAGGCCGAGGCCGGGCAGGGCCCCGAGGGGCGTGGCCGCCTCGGCCTCAGCCCCCAGAACAGGCACGAGTTCGACCGACCCCAGGCGGGCGGCGGCGCCCCGGACCAGCGGCCCTACCGGCGCGAGTCGGAGATCTGA